AGTCTAAAAATACATGGCTGCCACACATGTGGCTTCCCCCCACTGCCATTAGTGTACACACACTTAAAAATCTGATACTGATCAATACAGACTTGATTCTAAGGAATAAGAAAAAGTGGTTGTGAAGCCAGGGATCTGAAACACTTTCCATCTTTGATGGAGTTTGTCTTATTTATGACTACTTTGTTTATTTAAAGCCACGTAGCCGTATAGGACACAAAGCCACTTTCTCTACAAGCCGTTAGGAAGAAAATCCTTGTATTTTGCTGAGGAGTGTGGGATGGAACAAGGGGGCTTGCTGATGCAGGATCTTCTGTTCCCCTCCAGGGTATTTTGTGCAGGACTTCTTGGATATGATGTGTAAtcagaagctgcaccagtgctgggagctCCTGTTCCATCACACAGTGGTGAGTTgttgcccaccctccctctgatGGAGAGCAGGTGAAGATTCTTGAGCAGGGTGGGAAAGAGGGAGACTCATGATCAGTCTCAGAAGAAGCAGAGATCCCAGGAAAGGTATGTGGAGAGGTGTTTTGAGGTTGTGCGCACTAACCAGTGGGCACTGCCAGCCCGTCCACAAGGCCACCTGACataggttgcatcagcagcagattttgAGGGGTGGGCAGATTTGGGGTTTCTTTCTTCCCtagtctgccactgccaccgcCCTCCACATGCAAGTCGCAAAGACCATTCCTCTCCTTACTGTATTCCTCTAGTGCTgtcatgaaacccagaagtgcaggaatTCTGGTTTCATTGACAGGGGCAGTGTGAACTGGTTTCATGTGAGGAGCACGTTAACAGTTTTGCTTCTGTAGTTCAGAGACAGCAGACATGAGGCATCATCAGGCAGACTTTCAGCTCAACACTGCCAAACtacaaacatcttttttttttggcttgtaCTCAGATCGCTATCTATTTGGGAGTTTGGCTTAATTGCCTGGGAACTGTGCCCTTGCTTTCACTATGTGTTTAGACACACCCTTGAGAGGTCAGGATACACAAGAACTACATCAGAAACATGCACTGCTGGCCCACTGGAAGTGTGAAGGCCATGAGCTAGGAGTGCGTCAGATCTATCAGAGAGATCCTGGGCAGTGACATGGTAGCAGCAGTGTTCAAATCCATAACTGGAGctgctgggggcggggggaagcaaGCATGTCTAGGTCAGTGCACTAGTTATGAGCCGACAAATTGTGTGCCGTCTATTTTATGTCTTTTCAAATGATGTAAAGAGGAGCTGACTTGTGTTTTCTTGGGGCTGGCTGGACTGGGTAGGGCAGGTCTTGGCCTACCTGCTACACTTGGCTGCTGTTCAGGAAAGGTCTCTgatggcttacagcacaatcctgtctatatctacttagaagtaagttgcattgtgttcagtggggcttactcccaggaaagtgtggataggattgcagccttagacttccTGAGCTCCTGCCTCCAGCCTTTACATACCACCCTTCAGACTGTTGAGAGCTGGGTAACAGAAAACAGCCCCATTGCTTTCTACCTTTATTGGAGACATGTTGAGAAGCTGGTGGGGGAGAGGCTGGTGCTGTGTAGCCACAGTTCTGTCCCCATCCCAAAGCTATTACCAAGGACATCAGGGCTCTGAAGTGGATTCTGGTCTCTTTGCAGTCAGGAGCAGTGATGAAAATCTGTAGGAGCAGTTGGGGGTATGGAAAGCAGCAAGGCCTCCCTATTTTAGTCCCAAAGCTCAGCCTCACCACCTCCAGGAATGGTGCAAGATTACATCTACATGTGTGCAGATGATCTCTTGTTTACATAAGTAACCTGAGTAAGCGGTAGCTGGTGCACCTGATAGAAGCTGGTTGGCAGCGTCTTTCAGACAGGGGTTGGCCAGGAGCTCCCTGCTTCCCACCCTTGTGTGGCTTTCCACCCATTTGATCCTGTGGTGAGATGGGATCAAACTGTTTAATGAAATATTTATTAAACATTTATatcaaaataatatttaaatttGGGCAGGGGCAAAGGGCTTAGTCTGCGGGAAGCAGCCAAACCCATTAGAATAGGGGTGCCACAGACCAAAACACTACTCAGTGCCGACTTGgatctgccctcccacccccttaaAAAAACCCAGCACCCTGACTGAAACTTGGAAGTGCAGGGTTTCCAGTGAAACCATGTTTCTGAGTTCCAGGCAACACAGGAGGAGCACAGTAAGGGGAAGAATCTGCTTGGCATTAAGAGTGAGCATGTAGCTGGTCCTTCAGTTTAGAGAAGTGGTGGTGgcagttggagggaggcagcaacaatggcagacttggggtgaaaggcgcCCCAAGTCCACTGTCTCCACAGACCCCTTAGAATCTACTGCTCTGTGTAGCTGCTTCTTGTGGCTgtatggatgggccagtcctgcattAGAAAGTCTATACGTTCTTTGGCAACATTCTTTGGAAGTGCTTTTTTTTCAGTTGAACATTTACACTGTTTTGATCTGTTTGTGTTTAGCTTTTCAAAGTACCCTGATGTAAAGGGTCAGTCTTCTTGCTGAGGACCCCAGATGTTGCTCCATCCCAGATGTTCGGCTTTAACGGCGGCCCCCAGCCCTTGGTTCACCTTGTTTCTTCAGCCTTCCACAAGGCCCCACTTCCTAATGTCTTGGCTGTAGGGAAACAGTGTTGAACAGATGGGGCTGGTAGGACTTGGTGCCCTTCTGAGGGGAAGGACTTTCCTCAGAAGAGGATGGCAGAGATGCAACAGCTTAATCAAGACAGATAGCAACTGTGGGTGGATCAAAGGGAGCCAGATTCAGCTGAGAAGCTGTGAGAGGGTTGGGAGAAATAATTGCTTGGCTCACTGTCTCTGCTATGATCATTGAACGGCCAGGGCCCAGCCAGCTAACCACCCCCCTCTCTTTCAGGTGATAGTCTGCTTGGGCATTTCCTTTGTGGTCCACCGCTTTGTGGGGTTTGCCCTGGTGGCTCTGCTGGTGGAGGTCAACTCCATCTTCCTGCACCTGCGGAGTATCCTGCGGATGGCCGGCTTGACACACACCACGAGCTACCGCCTCAACAGCCTCGTCAACCTGGGCACGTACGTGGTGTTCCGCATCACAACGCTGGCCTGGATGACCCGCTGGCTGGTACTGAACCGGGAGAAAATCCCACCAGCCACCTACGTGGTGAGCACAGTGGGCATGACCATCATGACCCCCATGAACATCATCCTCTTTTACCGTGTGCTACGCAGTGATTTCCTCAAGTCCAGCCAACGTGAGAAGGAAACATAAACGCCGTCTGGTTCCCTTCCAGGAGCTGGCTGTAGGCCATGGAGAGAGCAAGGGGGCAGGGCAGAAGAAGTGGTTTCAGACTTTACCTTCCAAGTAGCAGAAAGGCAGCAGCTACCAAAAGGCAGGGAAAGGGCAAAGGGATGTTTCTGGACAGCCTTGTGAGACAGGGTTTTGGTGCCCTTTGACTAGCGGGCTCTGCTCACCTAAAGGAGAAGTGGCCTGAGGGAACTGGGCATGGGAAGAAGGATGTGATGTGCTTTCCCCTTGACGTGGGTGCTAATTGAAATGACTTGGCCCTGCACAAACGTGTTCTGAGCTTTGCTTCCGGCACTTTTTCCACTGCAGCAGGCAGTGTGAATTTCCTTGTGTTAGGGGAGTATTGTCAACCAGGCCAGGCCCACCACCAACTTCCAGACATTGGCCTTACATGCTTAAGGTGGTACCGCAGATCCTGGAAAGACCGGAGGAGTCCTCAACCAGTGACAGGAAACCAGGATTTCACCTTCCTTTCTTGTACCTGTGGCCTGTTCTCTATGGATCTCTCTGCAAGACAGCCACTTCTCCATGCTTGAATGAGGGATTTTcctggtctctctccctctctccagaaTATAACCCTTTGAAGGACCTATAAGTTGGGCTGCCCTTCCACTCTCTCAGTAACTAACTGTTGATAGGTGCATTTCTCCCTGGGCAGGCACATGTACCCTTTACCCAGTGTTGGGGGGTAGGAAGGTCTCTTTATGAGGCTTGAGCAGTGATGCAGTAAGACCTTGGAATTTCTTTCCTGGGCTTCTGCTGAGCAGTGGCACTGCTCCATTCAGACCAGAAGCACACCAGTTCACAGCTGTTCTCTTAAGAGCTCTTGCTCATGTGTGGTGATAGAAGAGCTACAAGCAACCTTGTCCTGCATCTCTGGCTAAGAAAAGACCCCTTGAAAACAGGGACAGTGGTCGCTGCCAAATTCTTCCCCTGTTGGCTGTTCTCTCTGGAGGGAAAGTAAGGCCACCTTTCCAAATTATTGCAAGGCACTTTGTATAACTCCCCCAGACCCTCTGCTGTACTGGATGCAGAGAACCAGTGTCTTTGGAGAGCCAAGCAGTTCTCTTTGAGACCTTGGCTACTGAAGAATCATGTAGAATTTAAAGGGAAATGCACTTACGTTATTTTATCATTTTTGTAACAAACGGTACGGATGTCtatgcagaaaataacaataaaaagtaTTTTAATGGTGCTGTTTGGCCCTGCTTGGATGTGCCCTGGCAAAAGGAAAGAGCCTGTAATAGTGTGGGAAGAAATTTAACTTATCTTAATTTCACTATTTGTTCCACTCTTTGTTGTACTGGTCTGGCCTGGATCAGTGTAGTCCGACACTAGTCTGACACAATCTTACATTGGGCACTTCCAGACAGTGTTTGGTCTGGGAGGGTCACATTTGATCACCAACACTTCCTAGAACGTAATCATTCAGCCAGTATCAACCTGTTGTTTTCCCTGTGCTTCAATCACATTTATTAAGTCACAaaaatccagggctttttttgagaACAATGACTGCATGAGCAAACTCATTAACACTAGTGTTGCCCTTTTTGAGAAATGCATGCTCAGATACAGCAGACCACAACAGCCACCGAAGGACTAAAAGAGAGGTCAGTCTACCATACCTCACTAACACAATACCCATTGCATTGTGGAACATGCAATTGAAGGAACATTGCAGTTCTTCCTGTGACTGCAACAAGTGGCTGATGTGACATCTGAAAGTACCCCGTATTCATAATGAGAATACAGTAGCGTAGCTGTGATGGatctagtacagtgattttcaacctttttcgtctcatggcacactgacagggtactaaaattgtcaaggcagcatcattttttttttttttttacaattgacaaggcacaccatgctgttggtggggggctcatatcccccaatggtcctactgaccctcccccaaactcccgtggcacacctgcagaccattcatggcacatcagtatgccacggcacagtggttgaaaatggctgatctagtgaAACGTCTCTAGACATTGGAGACAGTCCTTCCTGAATATcattaggaacataggaagccacctgcatcagaccattggtccatctctcTTGGTGTCACACTGACtagcaacagctctccaggattttaggtgggggtccttcccagccctgccaggGGCTGAATTTTGGATTCTGTGCATGCAAAGTGAGTGCTCTATCAGTGAGACAGGCTTCTTCGAAACCTATGATCCTGCTGCTCTGAGGCATCAGGCAGCCAAACTGCAAAGCTGGTGTTAAAGCGGAGAAGATACAGCCTCCAGCCCCCTGCTGTACACCCTGTTCTTCCGTTTAGGATACAACAAGCACCTTGTACTCTTGCAGGCATTAAGATGTAGGAATAGGACACAAAAGTAGGTGATTTAACAGGTCACACACAtaacaggtcacaagccatgacgGGTGGGTATAAgtgattaacctgtggaactccttgccactggatgtggtgatcgCACCtggccctggatgcctttaaaagggggttgagACGGATTTCTGGAGAAAATGTCCACCACCTGTCACCAGCCAAGGTGGGTGGgtgcatgtaattaacctgtggaactccttgccactggaggtggtgacagcacctggcccttgatgcctttaaaaggggagcgggacgaatttctggaggaaaagtccaccacaggtcaCAAGCCAAGCTGGGTGGGTGCATtcaatgagtctgtggaactctctgccacagaaggcggtgacggcacctggccctggatgcctttaaaagggggttgggatggatttctggaggaaaagtccaccacaggtcaCAAGTCAAGCTGGGTGGGTGCATGTGATGAGcccgtggaactccctgccacaggaggcAGTGATGGAGCCTTGCCGGGTGCCTGGAGGGAAGGTCCACCGCAGGGGAGAGCGTGCAgggcgctctgcacatgcccagaggcactgTGTCCCCCAGGAGAAAGGCACAGCGCTTCTGGGCAACCCTGGGACTGGCTTCCGAGGGGCCTCCAGGGAGCACGTCGAAGGTGCCTTGTCCAGACCAGCCGTCCTATGAGGCGCCTTAGTCAGAGGTAGGCCCCGCCCCTGCCTTCGAAGGGGCGGGGCCTACAGCGCCTCTGGGCAACTCTCGCTTCATGAGGCGCACTGAAGCGCCAGAAGCCCCTCACCCGGAAGTACTACTGCACCTACTGAAAGCGAGGAGGGGAGAAGAAGAACCTTGGCGTTGTCCATTGGCTACAGCCTCTGTCCATCTCTGCAGCCAGCCGCCGATTGGACAGTGCACACCATCTACGCCCGCCCCTCAGCATCCGGTCTCGGGGACCCGCGCCTGCGCAGTGGCGACGGCCTCCGGACGGAGTGGCGACGGTGGTGGAGCGGCCATTAGAGAGACGCCCGCCCGCGGCCGCGGGAAGAGACGGAGCGGAGGCGCGCCTTCCCCGCGGGGACAGGTAGGGCGCACTGagagccaggtctactcagaagtatgccccattagagtcaatggggcttactcccaggaaggggggtggcACCCTGAGAGCcactcctctgcaggtctactcagaagtgagccccattgtagtcaatgggacttactccaggtaagtgtggagagactggcagcctcagagcccaagcctctgcctgtctactcagaagtaagtcccactatagttaatgagtcttgctcccaggaaagtgtgagtaggactgcagcctgagggcccaatcctgtgcttgtctactcaggagtaagtcccatgatagtcaatggggctactcccaggaacgCATGGACAGGAAAGGCTGCTTTAATTTCTGGGTGGTTAATTCGTATTGGTGTCTCCAGTTGCTGGTCCAGGTGTGTGTTTGCTAATCCAAATTGAAACCCTTTTTCAGCCTTCCCTTGTAAGTACAGATGGAGGGGGTCGGAGGGGGAGCGCTTCCTTCCCTTGCCTTCTGGATACCTCTGTGTTGTACTTTTCTTGTATGTAATATGCATActaactaaggttgcaatcctgtacacagttACCTGGTGTAAGTTcgactgaactcaatggggcttacttaggTGTAGACCTGCTGTAAAGTAGTGGGTTGCATCGTGGCTTGCTTGTTTAAagttgcctagagcagtgtttctcaaccagtggtatgtgtgggtaccagcagtggtacttgaggtaatGTCTGGTGATACCCATGGCATCCCTGGACACATGCTGCtctgcagcaagaccaggaatgcaacacagcaATCAGTGGTACGGGGCTCAGCTCAgcaccaaagcatgcttttctaaaCAGGgtttagcctgtggaactctaaaacagggttgtccaaacattttggcaggaggaccacatcatttctctgacactgtgtcgggggggggggcagggaaaaaacaatttacatttaaaatatgaataaatttacataaatgaatttattagagatggaactgatatgaatgaatgaaggtcttgcaatagctcatgacctataaaagttcttgcacaaagcaaggcctgcctttccttcactgccactgctgcattacagatgtgaaacagcaaggagtgggGGGAGCCTGTCATGATTATGTACATGTTAGGTCTAGGTTGGCAGTGAAAGGCTGAACCACACTAAGACAGTgcaactgagaagttgctagcagttcctagctgcaagaatgtgagtaaataaacaaaaagattgttgtttctcctttgctggccagaaaggacagacaacaagaattacaacccttT
The DNA window shown above is from Tiliqua scincoides isolate rTilSci1 chromosome 8, rTilSci1.hap2, whole genome shotgun sequence and carries:
- the TLCD2 gene encoding TLC domain-containing protein 2; the protein is MDLLILGGSLVAFCLLNAGLERLVPPPPPAQRNPWKWRNIWTSFAHSLLSGSGALIGFYLHPQMAEDLIDTYSPGAHRLVGISVGYFVQDFLDMMCNQKLHQCWELLFHHTVVIVCLGISFVVHRFVGFALVALLVEVNSIFLHLRSILRMAGLTHTTSYRLNSLVNLGTYVVFRITTLAWMTRWLVLNREKIPPATYVVSTVGMTIMTPMNIILFYRVLRSDFLKSSQREKET